In Pseudonocardia sp. DSM 110487, the sequence GTGCCGCGTCAGCGGCGTCGAACCTCATGCAACCCGGCGCCGGAACCGCGAAGAAGTTGCTGCTGAAAGGCGTACTGGCAGCACACCCCTCGTCCTCGGATCTGCGCCTAGCCTTCAGAGGTGGACAACCGCGCCGAGGTCAAAGAGTTCCTCAGCTCCCGGCGGGCCAAGATCACGCCGCAGCAGGCAGGCCTGGCGATCTTCGGCCGCAACCGGCGCGTGCCGGGACTGCGCCGCAGTGAGGTCGCCGACCTGGCCGGGGTCAGCGTCGAGTACTACGCCCAGCTCGAACGGGGCGACCTCCGCGGCGTCTCCGACAGCGTGCTGGAGGCCCTGGCCCGCGCCCTGAAGCTCGACGAGGCCGAGCGGGCGCACCTGACCGACCTCGCCCACGCCGCCGGCCCTGCGCCCCGCACCCGCCGCAAGCCCCCGACGCAAGCGGTCCGGCCGAGCGTGCAGCGGATCCTCGACGGCATGACCGAGGTGCCTGCCTTCGTCCTCAACGGACGCCTGGACGTCCTCGCCGCCAACCCACTGGCCGTGGCGCTGTTCGCACCCGTGTTCGCCGACCCTGCCCGGCCGGTCAACCACGCCCGGTTCAACTTCCTCGACCCCCGGGCCCATGACTTCTGGATCGACTGGGAACGCGCCGCCGACGACGCCGTGGCCACGCTGCGCACCGCAGCCGGCCGCAACCCCTACGACAAGGAACTGACGGACCTCGTCGGCGAACTGTGCACCCGCAGCGACGCCTTCCGCGTCCGTTGGGCCGCCCACGACGTCCACCTGCACCGCACCGGGATCAAACACATCCGGCACCCCGTGGTCGGTGAGCTGCACCTGTCCTACGAGGTCATGGAACTGCCCGCCGACCCGGGCCAGGCCCTTGTCGCCTTCAGCGCCGAAAAGGGCACGCCCGACGACGACGCCCTCCGGCTCCTCGCCAGCTGGGCCGCCACCCACAACCCGGCCGACGCGCTGGCGCCACCGGCTACCCCTTGATCGAACCCGCCCTGAGGTACAGCGATGCGGGTTCCGCAAGCTCGCCGAAGCGCACCTCGCCTGTCCCCTCGCGGCTCAGCCTTCCGGGTGGTCGACGCTGCGGGTGAGGCCCCGCCACTCGTCGAAGGCGGCCCGCAGGGAGTCCAGCCGTGCCGCGGCGATGTCGTACGCGGCCGTGCCCAGCAGCAGGCGCAGCGGCGGGTGCTGCGCCCCGACCGCGGTGATGAGGTGTCTGGCGGTACTTCTTCGGCCTGAACACCCGGGTCCGGCACACCCCGGAGGCCGAGGGGCCGTTCAAGGCCGCCCTGGTGGCCGACCTGCGCGCCGCCGCGGGCCGGTACCCGGCCGATCAGGCGCTGCGCCGGCTGGTCGCGGAGTTGCGCGCGAACAGCGCCCGGTTCGCCGAGCTGCGGTCGAGGCGATCATGGTCCGCTATCCGCGCACCGGCCCGGTGGACTCGCGCACGGTGAGGTGGGTCGGCAGCCGCTCCTGACCCCGGCTCCCGGAGCGGCCCGTGCCGCGTCCGAGCAGGTCCAGCAGCATGTCGGTGGCAACCCGGCCGGCCCGTTCGATGGGTGCGGTGAGGGTGGTGAGCGTGGGGTGGCAGAAGTCGGCGCCGAAGATGTCGTCGCAGCCGACCACGCTGATGTCGGCCGGCACCCGCAGCCCGCGTTCGGCCAGGCGCTTGAGCATGCCGATCGCGAGCAGGTCGTTGAACGCGAGCACGGCGGTGGCGTCCGCGTGCACCGCGGCGTCGGCCGCGGCGGCCCCGGAGTGGACGAACGGGGTGAACGGCCCGAGGCGCACCGCCGACAGGCCGAGCCGCTGCGCGGTGGACCGCACAGCCCGCCAGCGCCGTCCGTTGGACCACGAGCTGGTCGGGCCCCCGGCGTAGGCGAGACGGCGGTGGCCGAGCGACGCCAGGTGCTCGACGGCCTGCGCCGTGCCGCCTGCGCTGTCGATCAGGACCGCGCTCACGCCGGGGATGCTGCGGTTGAGCGCGACGAGCGGGATCGTGGTCGCGGCGCGTCCCAGCTCCGCGTCGGGCAGCCGGGAGGCCGCGAGGATCAGCCCGTCCACCGACTTCCGCAGCCGGTCGATGTGGCCGGCCTCCACATCGGCCGACTCCTCTGTGTCCACGAGCAGCTGGGCGTACCCGGCCGCCGCGCTCTGCTGCTGGGTGCCGCGGATGACGTCGAAGAAGAACGGGTTGGTGATGTCGGGGATCAGGAGGGCGATCGTCTCGGTGCGTCCCGACAGCAGCGAGCGGGCCCGCGGGTTGGGCTGGTAGCCCAACTCCTCCGCGGCAGCCACGACCCGCAGCCGGGTGGCCTCGCTGACCCGACCGGGCCGCGTGAGGGCCCGCGAGACCGTCGAGACGGCGACGCCGCAGCGCGCGGCGACGTCGCTGATGGTGGGCGACCGGCTCGGGGACGCCGGTCCGTTGGCGGGGGCCATCGATCCCTCCCCTCGGGCCCGCAGGATGCCAGCCCTTGGCAACTCTTGGCAAAGGGTTGCCACGCTCTCGGGTGAGTCCTAGCGTTCCGCCAACGACAGCGGTGTCGCCGGACAAGGAGGTCCAGATGGGTGCGAACCGGAGAACCGTCGTGCTGGCCGTCGGCGCGGTCTTCTCGCTGCTCGCGCTGGCCGCGTGTGGTGGAGGGGGCGGACAGGGCGGCGGCTCGGGCGGGGGCGGCCAGCTGGACGTGCTCGTCGGGGCCAACTCGAACTATCCCGAGCAGCAGCAGGAGTGGTTCACACACATCCAGGACGCTTTCCGCGCGCGCACCGGTGCCGAGGTCCGGTTCGAGACGTTCGCTTCTGCCGCCGACGAGCAGAAACGGATCCAGACGGCGGTCGTCTCCGGCGAGGGGCCCGACGTCTACTCGCTCGGCACGACGTTCACCCCGGTCGCACAGGCCACCAGGGCTTTCGTCGAGCTCGGCGACGCGGAGTGGGCCGCGATCGGTGGGCGGGAGCGGTTCACCCCCGCGACCCTCGCGATGTCCGGGCCGGACGCCACCCACCAGGTCGGAATCCCGTTCCTGTCCCGGCCGTTCGCGATGGCCTACAACACCGAGCTCTTCGCGCAGGCCGGCCTCTCCGGCCCGCCCACAACCTGGGACCAGTTCGTCGAGTACGGCAAGCAGCTGACCAAGGACGGGGTGTACGGGGCCGCGATCGCCTACTCGGACGACTACGACCCGTGGAAGTTCATCTGGATGTTCGCCAACCAGTACGGCAACAAGCTGGTCGACGGCGACCGGGTCCGCCTCGACGACCCCACCGTCCAGCGGGCGTACCAGGAGTACTTCGGGTTCCTCACCGAGGACCGCATCGTCTCGCCCGAGGCGGTCGGGTGGAAGAACCCGCAGGCGCTGGCCTCGTTCGCCGAGGGCAAGGCGGCGATGATGCTGATGACGACGCCGACGTCGATCCCCACGCTCGAGAAGTCCGCCGTCGCCGGGAAGTTCGCGTACGCGCCGATGCCGGCCGTGCCACCCGGGGAGAGCGCGCTTGCCCCCGGTGGCGTGCCCGCGACGACGATCGTCTCTGGCGACAACATCGCCATCGCCGACTACTCCGACAACAAGGACCTCGCGCTGCAGTTCGTCGAGCTGGTGACGAGCGAGGAGGAGCAGCTGCACTACACCGAGGTGTTCGGCGACCTTCCGACCAACGCCGCGGCGGCACAGAAGGTCACCTCGTCGAACGCGCAGCTGGCCCCGATCCTGCAGGCAGGCGCCACCGCGGTGCCCACGCCGTTCACCGGCGCATGGTCGGAGGTGCAGCTCGCGCTCACGAACGTCACCGTGCAGTCGCGCGCCGAGCTCGCCGCCGGCGGGGTGCCGCCGGAGGTCATCGCCGCCCGGCTCGCCGAGGCGCAGGGGACGTCACAGGCCGCTCTCGACCGGGCCGGGCAGTAGGCGGGGGAGAGGCCGTGACGAGCGCCGCAACCGCCCGCCGGGGACGTCCGCTGTGGCTGATGGCCCCCGGCGGCGCCTTGCTCGTGGTGATCATCGCCGTGCCGGCGGTGCTGGCCGTCTGGATGTCGCTGCTCGCCCTCGACCAGTACAGCCTGCGCGAGTGGCTCGCCGCGCCGTTCATCGGAGTGGAGAACTACGGCGAGGCGTTCACCGGAGGGCGGCTGCTGCACGCGGTCTGGGTGAGCGTCGCGTTCGGCGTGCTCACGACGCTGCTCACGCTGCCGCTCGGGGTCGCGGCGGCGCTCGCCGTGCACAACCGGTTCCGCGGACGCGGGCTGGTGCGCTCGATCTTCCTCGTGCCGTTCGTGCTCCCGTCGTTCGTCACGGCGACGATCTGGCGAACGTTGTTGCAGCCGAGCGGCGCGGTGAACCACACGCTCGGCGCCTTCGGCGTGGACGGCGGCATGTGGCTGATCGGCGAGCGCAGCTTCTGGACGCTGGTGCTGGTCGACACGTGGGCGGCGTGGCCGTTCGTCTACCTGATGGCCCTCGCCGGGCTGCAGGTGATCGACCGCGAGGCACACGAGGCCGCGGCGCTCGACGGCGCGAGCTGGTGGCAGAAGCTGCGCTGGGTGGTGCTGCCGTACCTGCGCGGCCCGCTGGCGCTCGCAGTGATCATCGCGACGCTGCACCACATCAACAACTTCACGCTGCCGTTCGTGCTGTTCGGCAGCCCGGCGCCGCGCCCGGTGGAGGTGCTGCCGATGCTGACCTACACCACGTCGTTCGAGACGTTCCGGTTCGGGCTGGGCTCGGCGATGGCGATCCTGTCGATCGTCCTCATCGCGATCCCGCTCTTCGTCTACCTGCGGGCCGTCCGGCTCGACACCGGTGAGCGGGGTGCGTCGTGACCGCCGTCGACACGCCGAGCCCACCCGCGACGACCGCGCGACCGCCGGCGCATGTGCCGCGCTACCGCCAGCCCGACGTCACCGCCATGCTGCCGCGCTGGCTGCGCGCCGCCGTGCTGGCCCTGCTGCTCGCGCTGGTGCTCGTGCCGGTCGGCTACATCGCGCTGGCCTCGTTCATGCCCGACGTGGACGTCGCCAACGGACAGGTCGTGCCCGACGAGATCACGGTCACCAACTACGTCGACATGTGGACCACCGTCGACCTCGGGGGCGGGCTCGCGAACAGCCTGCTCGTGTCCGGGGCGGTCGCCGTGGTCTCCGCGCTGCTCGCCGTCGTCACCGCGTACTGCCTCGTGCGGGTCGCGTTCCGCGGCCGGCTCGCCATCCTCCGCGCGCTCGTGGCGCTGCAGAGTGTGCCCGGCACCCTGTTGCTGCTGCCGATCTTCGTGCTGTTCTCCTCGGCGCGCACCTACCTGGACATCACGATCGTCGGCACCCGCTTCGGCCTGATCGTCACGTACCTGACCTTCGCGCTGCCGTTCTCCACCTGGGTGATGGTCACCTACCTGCGTGGACTGCCCCGAGAGCTGGAGGAGGCGGCGATGATCGACGGGTGCACCACGATCGGGGTGCTGCGCCGGATCGTGATCCCGCTCAGCTGGCCGGGGATCATCGTGGCGGCGGTGTTCGCGTTCCTGCTCGGCTGGAACGACGTGTTGTTCGCGTCGGTGATGACCCGCCCGGAGACCCAGACCGCCGCCGTCGTCCTGCAGGTCTTCGGGCAGACCCAGGAGGGCGGCGCGCTGCCGCTCTACGGCCAGCTGATGGCATCTGCGCTGGTCTGCGCGCTGCCCGTCGTCGTGCTCTACCTCGTCTTCCAGCGCTACCTCGTCGGTGGCCTCACGGCAGGAGGAGTCAAGTGAGGTTCTCGGTGTTCACGGCCGCCACCCCGGACTGGACCCCGGAGGAGGCAGTGACCCGGCTGGCCGACCAGGGCTGGGAGGGCGTCGAGTGGCGGGTGGTCGACCAGCAGGACGCCCCCGAGCCGGGCTTCTGGGCCGGCAACCGCTGCACCTGGCCGCTCAGCTCGCTCCGCGGCGACGTCCCGCGCATCCGGAAGCTGACCGAGGAGGCAGGCCTGGCGATGTCGGGTATCGGCGGCTACGCCTCCTGCCACGAGCGCGACGACGTCGAGACGCTCCTCGCCGCCACCGCGGAGCTCGGCGCAGGCCGGGTGCGCGTGCGCACCCCCGGGCTCGACGGGACGCCCTACCCGGAGCTCTTCGACGGCGCGCGGCGGGCGTTCGCGTGGGTCGCGGAGCGGGCCGCCCACCACGGCGTGAAGGCCCTCGTCGAGCTGCACCACCAGACGATCGTGTCGAGTGCGTCGGCCGCGCTGCGGCTGCTGGACGGGCTCGACCCGGCGGCCGTTGGCGTCATCCACGACCTCGGCAACCTCGTCATCGAAGGCGGCGAGGACAACCGCGCCGGGCTCGAGATGCTCGGGCCCTACCTCGCGCACGTGCACGTCAAGAACTGCTCGTGGTACCCCGTCGAGACCGGCGACGACGGCACCGTGCGGTGGGAGCACCGCTGGGACGAGCTCCCCACCGGGCAGGTGGACGTGCACGGCTACCTGCGCACCCTGCGGGAGGTCGGCTACGACGGCTGGGTCACGCTCGAGGACTTCTCCACGGCCCGGCCGCTCGCCGAGCGCACCGCCCGTGATCTCGCCTACCTCCGCGCCGGGTTGTAGTCCATCTTCGTGGGTTCACTGCTGGAGCGCGGCGCGGAGAGCCGAGTCCAGGTCGGGGTGGCGGAACGTGAAGGCGCTCCTCGTGAGCCGGTCGGGGAGGACTCGCAGGCTGCCGAGTACTTCGGGTGCGACCTCGCCCATGACGAGGCGCAACGGCCAGATCGGAAGCCGGAGCATGGCCGGCCTGTCCAGTTCGCGGGCTAGGGCGGTGGCGAACTCGCGGCTGCGCGCCGGGTTCGGGGCGGTGATGTTGTACGGCCCGCGCGCCTGGGGATCCGCGGCCAGGAAGCGGATGGCACGGATGGTGTCGTCCAACGAGACCTGGCTCCAGAACTCGCGGCCAGAGCCGATCGTGGCTCCGAGCCCGGATCGGAACCACGGCAGGAGCTGCGGCAGGACGCCGCCCTCCCGGGAGAGTACGAGGCCCATGCGGAGGTGACACACCCGGACGCCGGCATCCTGCGCCGGCCGAGTTGCCGCCTCCCAGCGTTGGGCGACGAGGGGAAGAAAGCCACGTGAGACGGGGGCGGATACCTCGGTCAGCGGTTCGTCGCCCCGGTCGACGCCGTACCAGCGCATCCCGGAAGCGGAGATCAGCACGGCGGGGCGGGCCTCGGCGCACAGCTCGGCCAGCGCGGCGGTCGTCTCGATCCTGCTGTCGAGCAGCACCTTCTTGTAGGAGGGCGTCCACCGGCGGTCGCCGAGGCCCGCGCCTGCGAGGTTCACGACCAGGTCGGCGCCGACGAGGTCGTCCTGCGTCGGCGGCCACCGGACTTCTCCGGGCGCCCGCGGCGCGCGCCGGACCAGGCGCGTGACGACACAGCCGTCCCGCTCCAGCGACCGGCACAGCGCGGTGCCCAGCAGGCCGCCGGCCCCGGCGATCACCACGTTCATCCGGTGCTCACGCTCAACGTCGTCAGGAAGGCCGCGCCGACGAGCCCGAGCATCGTCCACGCGAGCTGTCGGAGGCGGCGTTGGAAGCCCGGCAGCTCCTCCGGCAGCGCGAACACCCGTGCGGGCCAGTGCCGCCAGGACACGTGGACGAACACGGCGCCGGCGAGCAGGTACAGCACGAGCGCGATGCAGTAGCCGAGCCGGACCTCCGGTCGGCTGACCAGCACCGCCAGGTCGGTGGTCAGCAGCGCCGCGACCAGTGCGACCACCGGACGGCGGTTCCCCTGCGCCAGGGTCAGGAGGAACTCCTCGCGGTGCACGTGGTCGGGGAAGAACCGGTCGACGCGGGGTTGCACGACCGTGAGGCTGTAGATCATCGACCCGAGCCAGACCGCTGCCAGTGCCAGGTGGGCGACCGTGACCGCCGTCGCCACGGCGGCGGTATCGATCATGGACTGAGATTAGCCGGGCTCGAGCCGGCGAGCACGAGCACCCGGACTCGTGCGCGAGGTATGCCGGCCCGAGCCGGGAACGGCGCGCCCGACGACAGTTTCATCGCACGGGAAACCATCCACAAGCTCGAGATCGACCTGAGGGTTCTCGGTCGAAGATCGAAAAGCCCTGAGGTCGACGTCGACCGTGTGGATGGTTTCCGCGGCCGGTCACCGATGAAAGGCGGGAACGCGTCGACCACCCCTCACCCACCATGATCCAGACTGGTCTCGGTTGCTCATCGCTCTCGCTGCGGCCATGAGCACCCGATACTGAGGACCTTGCAAGGCGCGACCGCTAACCCTTGATCGAGCCAGCCGTGAGCCCCTGCATGATCCGCTGGTTGAGGAAAAGGTAGAGCACGAGCACTCCGGTCACCGTGATGCAGATGGCCGCCATCAGCGGGCCGTAGTCGAGGGCGCCGTACTCGCCGCTGAAGTTCAGCAGGCCGGCCTGGATCGTGTTGAGCTCGCGGCGGTTGGCGAAGGTGATGGCGAAGAGCAGGTCGTTCCAGATGAGGAAGAACTGCACGAGTGCGACGGTGAGCACGGCGTTGCGCACCATCGGGAACCCGATGGAGAAGAAGGAGCGGACGATGCTCGCCCCGTCGATCGTGGAGGCCTCGAAGATCTCGCGCGGGATCGCGCGGAAGTAGGTGGCCATCATGAGGATCGTCAACGGGAGGCCGTGGGCGGTGTAGGTGATGATCAGCGGCCACAGGGTGCCCGTCAGGCGCAGGTTGAAGTAGATCGTGAAGAGCGGGAGCAGGATCATCTGTCCGGGGATCATGATGCCGGCCAGCACGGTGAGCAGCACCGTGTTGCGGCCTTTCCACACCATCACCTCGAGCGCGAACCCGGCGGCCACCCCGAGCAGGATGATGAGCAGGAGCGAGGGGACGGTCGCCACGACGCTGTTGCGGATCGTCGTGGCGAGCGAGCCGGTCTCCCACGCCGTCGCGTAGTTGTCCCAGCGGAACTCGGCGGGGAGTGCCCACGACGGCGTGCTGATGAACTCCTGGCTGGACTTCAGCGAGTTCATGAACAGCCAGAACAGCGGGTACAGCTCGATCACCAGCAACACGGCGATGCCGATCGCTACCGGTACGCGCCGCACCAGCTCGCCCACGCTCCGGCGCCTGCGCCGGTTCCGGACCGGCTCGGCGGTCAGGGTGGGCCGGGGATCGGTCAGGGTGGCCACGTCTCCTCCCCTCAGGCCGTGATGTCGCGTCGCGCCGAGCGGAAGACCACGACCGTAACGGCGAAGCACATGATCGTGAGTAGCAGCGCGATCGTGCTCCCGTATCCGTAGTCGCCGTAGGCGAAAGCGGTGCGGTACATGTACAGAGTCAATGGCGTGTTGCTCGTGCCCGGTCCGCCGTTGGTGAGCGCGAGCACGGAGTCGAACACCTTGATGGTGCCGTTCAGGCTGAAGATCACCGACGACAGCAGGATCGGCAGTGACAGCGGCAGCACGATGTGGCGGAAGAGCGACCAGCGACGTGCGCCGTCGAGCCTCGCCGATTCCAGGATGTCCTCCGGGATGTCGAGCAGCCCCGCGTAGATGAGCACGCCGTAGAAGCCCATCGAGCGCCACAGGTCCATCACGATGATGACGATGAACGCGGTGTCGCCCGCGCCGAGCCAGTCGACGCCGCCGAGGCCGACGTTCACGAGCAGCTCGTTCACCACACCGTCGCGGGGCGCCGACTGGAACAGCTTCTGGTAGAGCAGCGCGATCGCCACCGTCGGGATGACGACCGGGAAGAACACGAGCGTGCGGACGAACGACGAGAGCCTGCGCAGCACGAACACGTAGAACAGCGCGAGGGCGTAGCCCACCACCACCTGTCCGAGTGACATGAGCGCCGCGTACTTCACGGTGAACGCGAACGCCTCGTGCACGTCCGGATCGGCGACGAGCCGGGCGAAGTTGTCGAACCCGGCGAACCGGAAACCCTCGAGCGCGTTGCCCTTGAAGAACGTGTAGCCGAGCGACCACACGACCGGCACGAGCATCGCGAGCGTGTACACGAGAAGGGCGGGGCCGAGCAGGATCGCAATGGCCCTGCGGTCGCCGAGTACGGATCTCATCTCAGCCGGCGTCGAGGTCCGTCTGGAGCATCTGCATGAACTCCTCCGGCGACAGCTGGCCCGTGACGAGCAGCGGTGCGTTGTTCGACGAGTCCTGGCCGGCCTTCGCGTTGAACAGGGCCTCGAACCACAGCACGCTCTCCGTGCTGTTCGAGATGCGCTGCTGGACGTCCTGCGTGATCGCGGGCTGCTCGGGGACCTCGCCCTGGATCTTGAACCCGGAGATGGTGTTCTCCTCGACGAGCGAGCGTTCCCCGAAGTTCTCGGTCATGCACTTGAGCCAGTCCGCGACCCGCGGGCTGAAGGTCTCCGAGCCGAACGTCGACGGCAGGCCGACGTTGGAGGGGTACTGGTCGATGGACCCGGCCCCGCCCTCCACCGCCGGGAACGGCATGAACCCGACGTTGTCCAGGCCGATCTGGTTCTTCTCCGGGTTGTTCACGGCCGACAGCGCCCAGGTGCCCATGTAGTACATCGCCGCGTTGCCGTTCAGGAACTCGTTCTGCGCGCTGTCGAAGTCGAGCGACGTGACGTTCTGCCCGAGGTAGCCCTTTCGGCCGAGATCCGCGATGACGGCGGCCGCCCTCACGTACTCCGGATCGGTGAGCTTCGCCGTGCCATCGGCGACGGCCTGCAGGGCGTTCGGGCCGAGTGAGCGGTAGAGGTAGCCGCTGATCAGGCGAGTGATCGGCCAGCCCTGCTCGCCGGAAGCGGCAAAGGGCTGGATCCCCTTCGCGGCGAAGGCGTCGGCGATCCGCATCAGCTCGCCCCACGTCTTCGGCTCCGAGAAACCGTTCTCGGCGAAGTAGGCCTTGTTGTAGAAGATGCCCTCGATGTTGAACTGGAAGGGCAGGAAGTTGAACGCCCCGCCGTAGAGCTTCTTGATCGTCGAGATCGCGGCCGGTTCGATCCGGTCGAGCACGCCCAGCTTCTGCAGCTCCTGCTCGAAGTCGACGAGCTTGCCCGCTTTCCACAGCTTCACACCCTCGGCCGGCGTGCCACCCGCGGCGAACATGACGGGGAGCGCGTCCTGGCCCGCGAGCAGCTGGATCTGGGCGTCGAGCTCACCCTGCGGGATCGAGCTGATGTCGAGCGGCAGCGCCGCGTTCTGCGCGGCGCACTTGTCCTGGGCCAGCGACTCCAGCACCGGCGCGATGTTGCCGTTCTCGACGTTGTAGAGGTACGTCAGCTTGCCCGGGTCCTGTGCGGCCCCGCCGCTCTCGCCGCCCCCGCCGCAGGCGGCGAGCAGTACGGCGGACGTCATCGCCGCGCCGACGACGATGCAACGACGCCATGGGCGCCGACGATGAGCCGTGGTCACAGTTCCTCCTCGAACGCGACGCGCCGCTTGAGACGTTTCAAACGAGGGGAGGTTATCCACGGTGCAAAGGGGGTGTCAAGGCAGGTGGGGCCCACCAGGCTCGCGTTCTTCCGACGAACGGCGCGTTGGTCGGAACCTATCCGGCGAACGCGCCGTTCGTCGGAAAGGGTCGGTTACCTGGGGCTATGAGCTCGTGGGGTCGATCACGGCGCCCGCGGCTGTCGACACGGCCACGGCCGTCGCGCTACCGTCGTTGAAACGTTTCGAGAGCCGAGGAGGACTCGTGGGCTCGTTCGGCGGGAGGCGGGTGCTCGTCACGGGTGGGGCGGGGGCGCTGGGGAGCGTCATCGTCCGCTCGTTCGTGGCCGCGGGCGCGGACGTCGCGATCCTCGACCTCGACGCGGGGCGAGCGGGGGCGCTCGCCGACGAGCTGGACGGGAACGGGCAACGGGTTCGACCGGTCGGGGCCGACCTCACCGACCACGACGCCACGCTGGCGGCGATCACACCCGTGCTCGACGGATGGGGCGGGATCGACATCCTGGTCAACGCGGCGGGCGGCGGCACCGTGAAGCCCTTCGCCGAGATGGACGCGGCGACGTGGCGCGTCCAGATGGCCCGCAACCTGGACTCGGTCTTCCACGCCACGCGCGCCGTGCTGCCCGACATGCTGGAGCGCCGCGACGGGCGCATCGTCAACATCGCCTCGGTGGCCGCGATCGCGGGTGGCCGGCTGGTCCGCGGCGCCACCGCGTACGCGACGGCGAAGGCGGGGGTCGTCGGGCTCACGAAGGCGCTCGCCATCGAGGTCGCGGAGCGGGGCGTGACCGTGAACGCGCTGGCACC encodes:
- a CDS encoding ABC transporter substrate-binding protein gives rise to the protein MTTAHRRRPWRRCIVVGAAMTSAVLLAACGGGGESGGAAQDPGKLTYLYNVENGNIAPVLESLAQDKCAAQNAALPLDISSIPQGELDAQIQLLAGQDALPVMFAAGGTPAEGVKLWKAGKLVDFEQELQKLGVLDRIEPAAISTIKKLYGGAFNFLPFQFNIEGIFYNKAYFAENGFSEPKTWGELMRIADAFAAKGIQPFAASGEQGWPITRLISGYLYRSLGPNALQAVADGTAKLTDPEYVRAAAVIADLGRKGYLGQNVTSLDFDSAQNEFLNGNAAMYYMGTWALSAVNNPEKNQIGLDNVGFMPFPAVEGGAGSIDQYPSNVGLPSTFGSETFSPRVADWLKCMTENFGERSLVEENTISGFKIQGEVPEQPAITQDVQQRISNSTESVLWFEALFNAKAGQDSSNNAPLLVTGQLSPEEFMQMLQTDLDAG
- a CDS encoding SDR family NAD(P)-dependent oxidoreductase translates to MGSFGGRRVLVTGGAGALGSVIVRSFVAAGADVAILDLDAGRAGALADELDGNGQRVRPVGADLTDHDATLAAITPVLDGWGGIDILVNAAGGGTVKPFAEMDAATWRVQMARNLDSVFHATRAVLPDMLERRDGRIVNIASVAAIAGGRLVRGATAYATAKAGVVGLTKALAIEVAERGVTVNALAPGAQATPGRDNDTPERREALLAQIPTRLLGEPQHLADVVLFLASASAVNITGVVLPLDGGHSI